A window from Eubalaena glacialis isolate mEubGla1 chromosome 1, mEubGla1.1.hap2.+ XY, whole genome shotgun sequence encodes these proteins:
- the LOC133094486 gene encoding cytochrome P450 26A1 — protein MGLPALLASALCTFVLPLLLFLAAIKLWDLYCVSSRDRSCALPLPPGTMGFPFFGETLQMVLQRRKFLKMKRRKYGFIYKTHLFGRPTVRVMGADNVRRILLGEHRLVSVHWPASVRTILGSGCLSNLHDSLHKQRKKVIMRAFSREALQCYVPVIAEEVGNCLEQWLSCGERGLLVYPQVKRLMFRIAMRILMGCESRLASGGEAEQQLVEAFEEMTRNLFSLPIDVPFSGLYRGLKARNLIHARIEENIRAKICGLRAAEADGGYKDALQLLIEHSWERGERLDMQALKQSSTELLFGGHETTASAATSLITYLGLYPHVLQKVRAELKSKGLLCKGNQDNKLDMEILEQLKYTGCVIKETLRLNPPVPGGFRVALKTFELNGYQIPKGWNVIYSICDTHDVADIFTNKEEFNPDRFLLPHPEDASRFSFIPFGGGLRSCVGKEFAKILLKIFTVELARHCDWQLLNGPPTMKTSPTVYPVDDLPARFTRFQGEI, from the exons ATGGGGCTCCCAGCACTGCTGGCCAGTGCTCTCTGCACCTTCGTGCTACCGCTGCTGCTCTTCCTGGCAGCGATCAAGCTCTGGGACCTGTACTGCGTGAGCAGCCGGGACCGCAGCTGCGCCCTCCCGTTGCCCCCCGGAACTATGGGCTTCCCCTTCTTTGGGGAAACTTTGCAGATGGTGCTTCAG CGAAGGAAGTTCCTGAAGATGAAGCGCAGGAAATACGGCTTCATCTACAAGACACATCTGTTCGGTCGGCCCACGGTGCGGGTGATGGGAGCGGACAACGTGCGGCGCATCTTGCTCGGGGAGCACCGGCTGGTGTCAGTCCACTGGCCCGCGTCTGTGCGCACCATCCTGGGCTCCGGCTGCCTCTCCAACCTGCACGACTCCTTGCACAAGCAGCGCAAGAAG GTGATTATGCGGGCCTTCAGCCGCGAGGCGCTCCAGTGCTACGTGCCAGTGATCGCCGAGGAAGTGGGCAATTGCCTGGAGCAGTGGCTGAGCTGCGGCGAGCGCGGCCTCCTAGTCTACCCGCAGGTGAAGCGCCTTATGTTCCGCATCGCTATGCGCATCCTGATGGGCTGCGAGTCCCGGCTGGCGAGCGGCGGGGAAGCAGAGCAGCAGCTGGTAGAGGCCTTCGAGGAAATGACCCGCAATCTCTTCTCGTTGCCCATAGACGTGCCCTTCAGCGGGCTGTACCGG GGACTGAAGGCGCGGAACCTCATCCACGCGCGCATCGAGGAGAACATTCGCGCCAAGATCTGCGGGCTGCGGGCGGCCGAGGCGGACGGGGGCTACAAAGATGCGCTGCAGCTGTTGATCGAGCACtcgtgggagaggggagagaggctggacATGCAG GCACTAAAGCAGTCTTCAACTGAGCTCCTCTTTGGAGGACACGAAACCACGGCCAGTGCAGCTACATCTCTGATCACTTACCTGGGGCTCTACCCACATGTCCTCCAGAAAGTCCGAGCGGAGCTGAAGAGTAAG GGTTTACTTTGCAAGGGCAATCAAGACAACAAGTTGGACATGGAAATTTTGGAACAGCTTAAATACACTGGGTGTGTTATTAAAGAGACCCTTCGACTGAATCCCCCAGTTCCAGGAGGGTTTCGGGTTGCCCTTAAGACTTTTGAATTAAAT GGATACCAGATTCCCAAGGGCTGGAATGTTATCTACAGTATCTGTGATACTCACGATGTCGCGGATATCTTCACCAACAAGGAGGAATTCAATCCTGACCGCTTTCTGCTGCCTCACCCGGAGGATGCATCCAGGTTCAGCTTCATTCCATTTGGAGGAGGCCTTAGGAGCTGTGTAGGGAAAGAGTTCGCAAAAATTCTTCTCAAAATATTTACAGTGGAGCTGGCCAGGCATTGTGACTGGCAGCTTCTAAATGGACCTCCTACAATGAAAACGAGTCCCACCGTGTATCCTGTGGATGATCTCCCGGCAAGGTTCACCCGTTTCCAGGGGGAAATCTGA